DNA sequence from the Glycine soja cultivar W05 chromosome 18, ASM419377v2, whole genome shotgun sequence genome:
ttaaatattagagacctattgcaaaagaaaaatttattagagacTAGATACAAAATTCATTCATGTATATATTAGAGATAAATACAAAggcaaaatgaaaatacaattcTCTTAACATAATAGCATGGATTCATCAGTTCAGAAGGTGGCCCATCTGGCATCTATCCTTCCAGTGTTTGCAAgcctttcaaaagaaaataaattcaagTGGCATGTTCTTTAGCTCTAATATGGCAATGCcgtaataaatcaatatttcaaGCATAAAATATGCGGAATAAGAGAATGGATGAAGTGCATTAAGGGTTCGTtgagtaaaataaacaaaaatgaaaagatgaaaatttgaattaaagtagaATGTAAAAATCTatgttgtttattatttttccattaTCTTTATCATTAAGGAATAGTTTGGCTGGGATCAAATTAAGGAGAGGAGAAAAGAAAGACAGAAGAAAGGAAACATGTGCATGGAGTGATAATTTGGTTGGGAAGAGATGTGaagaaatttttgaaaaaaactggATCCCACACTTAAAATCTTCCTCATCAAATTTAGGCGATTTGAGTGAAATGTGAAGAGGCTTCAGTCCTTTATGGAAGTAGTATATCCTTTTTCTCTAAATAATGCAACAtccatgaaaataataataaaaaataatttttttttcttcttttacttatataaaaactttaatttaaatatttttatctaatttttcatCCATTTCTCTTCAATCAATTCACctctatttcttcttttctcttctcacCTATTCTCTTCCACTCCCTATTTTCTCTCCTCACAACCAAAACATTCTAAATGAACGGGTTTGGTTGCAATAATAAATTGTAGTGCTCCTATATTATGAATGGAGTACTATAACTTTACTAATATGGCGTTGTTAGACGAGACCTTCCTATAAAGCGGGAACTTATATTGGTGTTGAACTTAAATTGcaatatcaataaaaattcttttttaaggAAAACACAGATGTACTTAAATTTGAGAGTGTTTACAATGTGATCCTTTTCTACTAAAATTCAAGAATAATAATACTCATGTTTgtgtattttaaacaaaaaaaatcacttatgtttttcatcaaaattgAGTTGCGACATTCCACGTTAATTAAATCTCCTTACACAGCCAACGGTGCTAATTCCTTTAAACTTTGGAATCTCAATCTTAATTATTTGCCCCTTCGAGTTGCAAAGGTTGGACCACTTAACTTAAATTTGAACCCTCCCTTTCCCATTCCTCTCGACAAAATATTACTAATCATATATTCAATGTGCGGCAAAGACTTTGACATTTTGTTTTATCAAAAACTGACGAGAATGAACATCCAATAATGTAAGAATAATGctatatttcttatatatatatatatatatatatatatatatatatatatatatatatatatatataatatcttcTTACTAATCATCTTAATgggtatataaagaaaatattaaataaaacatcaatGCATTTATCTTGAAAATGATATTGAAATTACTATATgataagtttaattattttattttattgaatattttaatataaaaatgatttattttcactattgctttattcatattattttatttttatttttatttttaatattatattttaagacaTTTTAACTATTCTACAAATTAAGTTAAAGAGAATATTGTTTGGTTTCTTAAGTTGGCAAATATTTCTCTATACGTTAACAACAGAAACAATCCAACTAATTGCCACTTCGACCCAATTCTTACGTACGTGACTTGAAGCTTAACATTAATCGCAAATCAGTGAGGACAGAAAATAAACAAGTGACTCAATACTTCCTTCTTGTCATTCAAACAGTACCAGTGTTAACATCCACTTTATGGGCTAATAAAACtaaatgaaatgatttttttatccaaaactTCAGACAACCCGGATCCTTATGTTACAGTTATTAGaaaagaactttttttttaaaaccaagaaAATAACTTTTGTTATATCTATCAAGgtgctttaattttttataatgtataaaaaaagcgtataaaaaaatgatgtaaggtatttttttaatctttgtaaaacactcaaagtaaaataatatatgatacTTTTAAATCATGGGACTGTGAAAAGTGTCGTTCAAAGGGGAGGGAGTGTTGATCTACATCATGGACAGTGGAAAATGTCAATTTTAGTAGGAGAAAGTTAATTAGTGCCATTAAAGTGatagttaaagaattaaaagtgaaaaagttTCATAAAAGAATAACACTTATTACAATttctaataaaagaattttattcaATACCTTTAAAATATCAGGCTcatcttataataaaaaaaaaatattaggctCATCTAAGTTTAGGTGGCCATTTGGAGGGAGTTGGGTAAGTTAAAATGACAGATCATGTGAATTAATTCAAGGTGGCAGTGTTGATCTGATACCTAATACAGCTAGTTTATGGGCAAATGCATGACACCTCCATGTGCAATCCACAAACCAACACGCCATTTTCCAACAGCCAAGGTTTGTTTATTCACCAATACAAGTTTTTGTATGCATCCTTTTCAAATGGATCCAAATAGTTGAATAAAGATTACCCACCTTCTCACTTCACTGTTTTTGTTCAAGCATGTCTAGGATCtggtatttctttattttatttttttatgttacttCCAATCACCAATCAAATACATTTTTCTTCCCAATTTATCTCCAATTTATGATTGTAACATTATGTGGGACACATTATCTACGGCATTTTAActacattaatattaattaaaaagtaacttatccaaacaaaatataaggaaaaaaatactgAGATATGGAgtgaatttgtttaaattattatccacgtctaaatatataaaaaaaactaattttatgttgattaagaaaattaattaatattatttaattatactaatcatatttaaaaaatattttttttcttaaagtatCTTTCGttgaaatttgatataaaaataaaaataagtcattaaaattagaattacaACTAGTTGAAGAGCATTTTTTGgatgatatttaaaataagatcaaagtagttaaaattatttatattttaagttcaaaatatttttttttacttatatttaggtGCGGAGGTTGTACTATAATTATTAGGAAGGTGCAAATGTGTTGAATTATTggtaaattattttgatttaaattttagataaactttatatatttttacaaaataaataaatttaaatttgactcTTAACTTAGTTAAATAAATCTGTAAAAAGaaccttaattaaataaatgagttaaacttgagttttataaaatttgacatTAAAAGTTAGTCAATAATTGATGTTTATGCTGTactaataaaaatgttaattttaaataagaaaacgaTATACTAAATAAGTAAATTATAGATTTATCTAAAAATTATCAGAGCTTAACTgttacatgaaaaatattttattttcttgcttttactttgtcttttaagttttaacatattatatttggattaataaatttaataacacCTCAATAAAATATTGGTGGAAGTTATGCCAAGTTCTCAAATCAAACTATATacaatcaattaaataattcgATTccaatctaaattttaaatttgtcttatttaaataaaataattaacaatttaatggtatgtaaaatagtttataaagatcattcaatcacaaatcactattaatataatttttaagataattttttaaaagttatcaaatttatcataaatcatAAAAGTGTGAATAAGAGTGTAGACTTATTTTatctaaagatttttttttcacaaattaatcataaattattaccTATGGACTTGATTCATTTACACTCCGAACAACAACCATATTGTATTTTCTTACCTTAAAACTCAACTCAAATCACATAAAAGTTGTACCTTCAAAGCCAACCATTAACCTAAAAAATTAGGCTTAGTTACAGTGATAGCTGTCATATAGTTTGATTTATGTGCAATTTTATCAAGTTCTTTTTAACTAATTGAGtctatgtattttaaaattaagcaaatCTAATCATTCCATTAATTTTCTTCTATCTAAAATCttgaaaatcttattttaataaaaatattagtggCATGGGGTTTATAATGAATTtagaacataaaataatttaaaagtttagaaataaaaaaatagtaaaatttgaaaaaataatgaagagTTTGTAGGATGCACAATTATGATTTAAACttccaaaacaaaacaagacaTGGCTATAGCATTAGGATTAAACTTccgaaacaaaacaaaagcctCATCAAAAACAGGGAAGAACATTTTAACCTCTCTAGAATGCTCACTCTCCACTCTTGCTTCCAACTTCGTCCATTTCGTGCATGTTTAGATTTTCCATTTTAACCTACATTTGTGTCCAACTTTCATTTACAAGAatcatctccttctttacttttatgttGAGGTTAACTCGTATTTCCTTCAATATAGCAACTTCGCCGGCAATCCAAACACGGTTTTCGTTATCTTTACCCAACTCCTTTCTCTAGATTATATCTAAACTACAATCCACAACTCTAATGTCTttagcttttttctttttcttatagtaatatataatatataacctCATAATCCATTCAAATCCCATACTAGATCTCTACCAAAACAAAATCCCACTCTAGATCGCCCCTAATAATTTACTCTAGTGACTTCTTTATCTTATAATCGAGATTCGAGAAGTGACAAAATACTAGGTTCCGCacgtattaataataaaataaaaaaaaccactaAGATTATGTACTGTACATTTTTAAGCACCCTTATATCCAATATCCAACTTATATACAAACTGTAAATTAACATACACAAacatatgttttaatttcttaaaaaataaacgtGTATATGGATTGGCCACTTCGAATTTATTAATAACCAACTAATAACTACTCTAACCACTAACATTAAATTTCTCAACCTCCATTCACCAAAACTTGTCCTTCCACCTTTCACTGTTAATGCCCTTCAACTCGCctgctccaccaccaccaccacctcgcTACGCCGCCCCGACCCACTTTCCGGCGCGGCCGCGGGCTTCTCGAGGAGCGAGTGGCGGCAATTGGGGCACGAGGAATGCGACAGAAGCCACGTGTCAATGCACCTCACGTGGAACCCGTGGTTGCACTTGGGCAACATTCGAACCCTGTCACCTTTCTCGAACTCGCCGAGGCATATGGGGCACTCCGTCGCCGGAATCGTGTTTTCGCCGGCGGCGCCGTACACCGCGACTGGGATGCGGCTGAGCTCGCGGCGCTTTAGCCCCGTCCCCGCCAGCCGCGCTGCCGCCTGCTCCGCCGTCTCGTTGCCGAAGGGCCGCCCGCACCGCAGCGCGCACCGCGCGATGGAGTTCAGGCCCAGCGCGCATATCAAAGCGCACAGCAGCGCCGCCAGAATGATCACCATGTTGGTGTCAAAGTTCGCGTCGCTGATGAACGTGTCGCTAGTGTTGCCGCCGCCGTACGAGGGTGGCATGCTCAGTTCCGTCTCCAGAAACCGCCGCTGCATGTTCAATGCttcaaaatatttcaatttacaaAGAAAACTGTTTGGACTTCAAGACCTCGATTCCTAAGTAACCTGTGACTTTGTGGCTATATGAACAAAAGTAACAACTGGGTCTCTTTAATTTTGTGGAAAGTTTCAGGCTTTGTGCTAAAATCTTGATGGGGttgaagtttttgtttttttcttatggGTTAGTTGTGTGTATACTCTGGAGTGTTGTGAGGATTCGGAGTAGTAAAGGACACGGAACAAGAGGAGAATTGGAGAATAGCTAGCTTTTTCTTTTGAAGGGGATGGGATAAGGAAAATGAAATGGtgaaattttgtttaatttggagGGTGGTGGTTGTTATCCGAATTGGGGACCGTTTTTGCTGCTTGATTCCCAGCTCGAATCTTTCCTCAGATATGCATCGTCCTAATGAAACACAACAAAGCAAAATAGTGCAAGTGCAAACTAGGTTTGAGATTGGAGAGAACATGGGAGTGAGTATATAAACACTTTTTACCTGACTTTCATATATATAGGTCTAGATATTGCTATCCtacttgtatatataaatatttttaattgatatcaATCATATATATCTTTTACATTAAACAATCTTATTTCTCACTCAAGTAAGATTATTACGCCTAATAAAAATctctttttaaatatgtaattcaattatatattgaGAACTTATGattaatgattaaattgaaataacttTTGATTATGACACATATAGACATAGGTAGGCGTGGCCCTGAGGAATATATGATCAaagttcttttcttttcaattggGATGAGATCTGTGGTGCATAAAAGGCAATTTATACGAAGTGGGGCTTAGTGAGTTGTTGGACTTTAAACAATCAGAAGTTCAAGCCTAGTCTGTCAGAGATACATAGTAATTAACTAACCCACCAGAGATCACACAGGTTGGAAAATGTGCAAAAAGAAAACATGTGGCTAGTTTAAGGATACGGTGGGGTCCGGTAGTCACAGGTGGTTAATTTGCATACctaattatgattataaattttcaagAATAGTATTAACAAGGTTGGTACCGAAACCACCGGTAAATCCCTTTGATTTTACGGTTAACACTATGGTGTAGCAAGTAGGGCTAGGTATGGACCAATGCAAATTGAGCTAGTCCCGAATATGAGTGTGACTTTCATGTGTTGATTGGTAGTGGAAATTTCGTTGTCAATGTCTCATTTGGCCATGGTTTTACTTTTGACATCAGACATGACACATGACAGATAAGAATCAAAATTGGGAAAAAAAGATACAAAAAGGAAACCACAACATTCAAAATATCTCTCTTTATTGTCTCCCttcaattagttatttttattttatttaaacctttcaattcatcaaaaaaaattatgactaatttaaaattcaattgaaatgtatgtaattattttttatttaaaattaaaataaataatacttaaataattCAACTTTTACATATTGATCATTTATGCGATGTGCCCGAACACTTGTTCCTTCAATTAGTGTAGTTACCCTCTTCGCAGTCTGCAATAGGCAGCTTATCGCCTACATCAAACTGTGATATTTTTTGGCACCTTTTGACGTTGTGGGGACTACATAGTGAAAGATATTTCCTATCATAGAAAATAACAGTAAATCTATACGCGTATATCCGTCACTAAACCTCGAGAATGCTttggattatatatatatatattcattttcgTAGCTCATGATACTTTCTTTTTATGagccaataaatttttttggattttaccAAGAGAATGAACTTTACggtattataaatatttctgaTTCCAAAAGGATTGCTGAATAGAAGATCCGGTAATCTATAACAAAAACACAATTATGATAAGTTAGTTCCATGAATATTAGGAACGCGTTTGACTAATTAAGGATAGCTTAATTAAGTAACGATAAAACTAATATTGACAAATAATCATATCCTTTAAACATGTGTTGGGGTTTAAATTTTTAGATgtgtatgaaaaagaaatttattaaaagttggtctcctttgttgatttttcgtagtatttcaaaaaattagtatttgatTATCAGCTGAAAAATACTTTCAAAAAAAGTACAAACCGATATTAGTCTAAATCACTATATTTCTGTCTAGTTTATattaaaatgactaaatttgattaaaaaatgatttaacgacagtaatttgtaatttggattttaaatttaatgaaaagtagaaaatttttattgagaaaaggaaaatattaaacCCTTCAGCGAGACCTGCCAAATAATTGGATATTTGTCCAATTTGATAAGTATCGTTCAACTTGTTGGATGAAcccaaattttataattaaatacatcaattttttttttgtctacttacgtaaataatttttatttttttttgtcagagGAACCAACTCCTATTGAATATATAGTACTCTTTTTTAGCGTTCATAAATTAAAGGCTACAAGATATGGAGTTGGTATTTTTCAGTGTAGCAGGCAAATTATGAGCTGGTTAGTGTCACGGAAGAGCAAGTGACAAACGATGAAACGTCACACTGAGACAAAGGATTTTTATTCAAACGACCTAATGCATAGTACTATATGTCGGATGAGGCTTTATGTCACTTGCGTTAGCAGCAGGTGGACCCTCTAAATCAAACCATCAAATTCATGCCACCACTTACTATGGAAATTTCTTGACACCACTCCTATCATAAtctcttaaaaatttattactgAGGATTGATTTGATAGAATGATAGAgaatgaaatgaaaaggaaattgAGTCTAGACTTATTAAGATTAATAGTGTGTTTGTTTTGGTGATTAAAACacatgtatattattatttttatgtcaaATATTAAGATGATATAGAAACAACTTGAATTTGATTCATGTGATGCACATCCATCTCTATACAATATTATACCAAACACATAATAGAAAAGGTCTCAAGACTCAGaatattttagaattatttatagattatttactaataaattaaGTCCAATCCTTATCATCTAAACCAACTTAATTTGTTGCATTTATGCACTGCCTAATCTCGATTGTTCCATGTCAAACTCTAAAGTGAGATATAAATTAAACAggctaattaatattaatagttatataCCATTCGATGATGGATTATTCTAACCACTACACTTAATTGAAGCCTAACAAACTATATGAACCAAGCATGCAAACTAATCTCAAAAGAAAGCTATGCAACACAATGGCTAGACTTCCTTCTCTTACGGTAAAATTCATGCTACTTTTGTTCATGACTAAGTTTTCTTCAGCTCGAACTCTTGGCAATCCATCCTCTAACCACAACCATGGCCATCACagaataacatttttaatgagGGATATGTTCAATGGTAGCACACAATATTCAGAGAAACCAGCCACTACTAAAGTCACTGGTCAACTACCTTTCCCAAAACCCCTAGGCTTTCTTCCTACTAAAGGAGGGATTCCAATTCCACAATCCACTCCAACAACAATTCCACTCACTTCATCATCCACTCAAACACTTGACCTGTCTAGCATTGGCTTCTCTTTTCCCACTAGAGCAACACTCCAAGAGCTAGAATATGGATCAGTAACACCAATTGATGAGGAACTACTTCATGATGATGGAGATGAACTACACAAACTTGGAAGGGCACAAGGGGTGTGTGTTGCTAGCTCAGAGGATGGAAGCAGCCATATGGTGGCTATCACAGCAAGCTTTTTCAAGGGTGAGTTTCAGGATGGACTGAGGCTTTTTGGAGTGCACAAGACTGATGTTTTTGAGTCACATGTTGCAGTTATTGGAGGCTCTGGAAAGTACTATGGTGCTAATGGATATGCTGCTGTCAAGGTTGTGGACAAAGTAGGATCTAGTGAAAAAGAAGGGAAAGTGACAAGTTCAAAGTTCCTCTTGTTTGATGTGTATCTTAGTTGATTAATTAGAAGGATCTAAAGTACACATGTGTTAAAAAAGCAATGCAGAATGTGTTTTCTGTTCAGTATTGAGATCTAATATGATAATTTGAGTCTTAATCTAAGATATACCGGGAAGATATGTATAATAGATATTCGAGAAGGGGATATTTGCAGATATAAATCTGAGAGTAGCATGATCACAAATCTACAAACAGAACATAATTGAttttcaatcaaaatgattCTTTCAATCACTAAATTCATTGAGTAGCTTTCTATTTAGACACATCGATACTAAAGTTACAAATCATAATGTTGAAGTAATTATGTAAAGAGTAATGATTTTCGTACACTTCATTTTGGGTAGATTTTACTAAGGTGAACATAAGAgaggaataggaaaaagaaTGATTAATGCAATTATGATCTTCTTATTTTGTTCAATAGGTAAGTTTGGTTccttcattttaaaattgaaatatttgatctttttattttaaaaaatacacaattttagtccttttattttaaaatggaagTATTTATCTtcctattttagaaaatttgtaatttttgtcaaactcttaattttatctatactttatttattttcttttggttcaattgaatcttaaatctaacatattcatttaaagtattattaagaaatagtttaattaatttaaaaataagaaataaaatataagcaaaattatagattttctaaaataaaaaaactaaaatttcagattttttaGAATATGGGACCAAATGtttgtattttgaaataaaatgatcaaaattatagattttttttttatagtagaaagaccaaatgttttaattttaaaatagaggaataaAAATTGCGAATTAAGTAAAATAGAAAtactaaaattacatttaagctagaaaagaaaagaaaaagataaaaaaagaataataaatatgataaacaaTATACTgaagaatgaaaatagaaatataaaagatggtaaaaataagatgaaaaataaaaaaatgaataattcttTATGTAAAAGATGTAGAAGCTACCCTTTGATTCATAGTTGGTGCACATATACCAAAACATGCATACCTACAAGTACGAGAATTTATTAGGTGATTCTAAATGTCTATGGTCTCAACCAATGTCTACATAATAAGATTCATTATGGTTTCTAATCACTTAATAATTTctcatatatatgtgtgtttgaatttcaattAAGACTTGTTAGGTATAATTGGTGGCGTGAGCGTTAGTAAATTCGTGTGTTACcattgatgttgtgacttgtgactGCTGTTAATAAAAAGTAttcaattaataacaataatcgaATTTTTTctaatgatgtttgaaattgcTGTACGAATCCAAATTTTATAGTTACATAAATTGATTCCTTCTTCGCCTACTTGCGtaaattatttaagtttttctcAATGAGTTTTTGAGCGTTAGTTCATAGATAAGAGGCAAAACGTGGAGTTGGTTTTACTTATTAGGTGATAAACTATGAAACGTCATTTGGGGGCAGAGGATTTCTATGCAAACGACCTAATGCATAGTATGATATATGGATGAGGCTTTATGTCACTTGCATTGCAGCAGCAGGTGGACCCTCAATATCAAAACTATCAAATTCATGTTCTTCTAAAGCCAATTAATTCCAACCCCACTGAATGATATCAGCTTTGTAATCTAGAGGGATGATATCACATATGACcttcttttatttatcaatCATATAAACTTTACACGTCTATGCTTTAATTGATGATGGTACCGTTGGATATAACTATAAGCAACTAAAAGTTTTGGCTTCATCTGTGTGGATACACAACTTTTtagtaaacaaaattaaaaacttacatCCCATTTTGGTGGACTGGGTGGATGGAGGAGAGAAATGGAGAAAATAATAGATATGATAAAGTTTGGCTGTATTTTGTCAAAGTATAaggaaattataattttatataacaatTGTTTTGTGAATTTTGTTTGTAGGCAAGTCAATTGAACGTTTATTTTTAAGGGTGTCTATGGGTGAACCTAAATTAATACAAACTAACTCAAATAATATGggttgaatatttttttgtttgggtcTTGACTCAATCCATTTAAATCATTGAATTTTGGGTTGAGTTtcagattttaatattttgactcATTAACGTGATTTGTTGTCTCGTTAATTtgcattaaattattattattattatattattattagtagtattgtaatatatatatatatatatatatatatatatatatatatatatatttaaatttacaaaaatcaattactattattattagattTAGAAACTAAGAGTGGGACTGTTTCTTATTTTCTCACTTCTCACATTTTCATTCAATTAGTCTCATGAAATTAggatttcaactttcaactaattgtaaaatatctattttgtttttttaatttatttcatattattttagaTATAGTTGAAGTTTTAGTTGTACTActcattttactattttagaacattgaaatttttaaactatattGTAATAGTTTTAGTTTTTGGGTTTTTAGACTTAGTAGGTGTGGTGTTTGAACTAGcttattatatttcaatttttaaaccaTGTTTAACATAGTATGTTAACCTatgtgatgatgatgacaataatgTTATTCCTCTCTTGATCTTTTCTTTCACTATTTGACTACGCTAACAAATAAgtaatattatttcataaaaattttagcttataaaaaatagcatacaaatttaaatattttgactcTTCGATCCAACCCAAACCGTTCACAAATAGGTTGGCTTGGGttgggttttaattttttttcttagaaaacTGATCGAAACCAACCTGTTCAAATTTGGTTGAGTTGAGTCATGAGTTTGGTCGAATCCAACTCAAACTGACCCATGTATATTCCTATTATTCCTTAGCAAAGATGTCTAGATTGTATGATAGTCTACAAAGTTTGAAATCATTCCTAGTGGTATTCATGTAGGGCCAACCTAAGGGTAAAATAGTTAAAGCTAAAATTTTAGGTCCAtcgataaattttttttctgcatttttataaagcaaaaaaggcttcatat
Encoded proteins:
- the LOC114395498 gene encoding RING-H2 finger protein ATL74-like, with product MQRRFLETELSMPPSYGGGNTSDTFISDANFDTNMVIILAALLCALICALGLNSIARCALRCGRPFGNETAEQAAARLAGTGLKRRELSRIPVAVYGAAGENTIPATECPICLGEFEKGDRVRMLPKCNHGFHVRCIDTWLLSHSSCPNCRHSLLEKPAAAPESGSGRRSEVVVVVEQAS
- the LOC114395782 gene encoding dirigent protein 25-like, with translation MQTNLKRKLCNTMARLPSLTVKFMLLLFMTKFSSARTLGNPSSNHNHGHHRITFLMRDMFNGSTQYSEKPATTKVTGQLPFPKPLGFLPTKGGIPIPQSTPTTIPLTSSSTQTLDLSSIGFSFPTRATLQELEYGSVTPIDEELLHDDGDELHKLGRAQGVCVASSEDGSSHMVAITASFFKGEFQDGLRLFGVHKTDVFESHVAVIGGSGKYYGANGYAAVKVVDKVGSSEKEGKVTSSKFLLFDVYLS